The proteins below are encoded in one region of Holophagaceae bacterium:
- a CDS encoding cytochrome C, whose amino-acid sequence MKLLLRTLLVLAPMALSAQGIVGSKHDLSTKYGNVDGQVCIFCHTPHQATASIAGPLWNHSASTATTYTTYTNTAGVTAGQPGTMSVACLSCHDGTVAVGSIINNGGRGNPTWTAALPGYDATGILLPANVNYVGTDLSNDHPVGVVYPTTGTKFVAVASLVGPKLYGGNVECASCHRVHTPTFTPFLRMANTASALCVACHIK is encoded by the coding sequence ATGAAGCTGCTGCTTCGCACCCTGCTAGTCCTGGCCCCCATGGCCCTTTCGGCCCAGGGCATCGTCGGCTCCAAGCACGATCTGTCCACCAAGTACGGCAATGTGGATGGCCAGGTCTGCATCTTCTGCCACACGCCCCACCAGGCGACGGCCAGCATCGCCGGCCCGTTGTGGAACCACTCGGCCTCCACCGCGACCACCTACACCACCTACACCAACACCGCGGGCGTCACGGCCGGCCAGCCCGGCACCATGAGCGTGGCCTGCCTTTCCTGCCATGACGGCACCGTGGCCGTGGGCAGCATCATCAACAACGGCGGCCGGGGCAACCCGACCTGGACAGCCGCGCTGCCCGGCTACGACGCCACCGGCATCCTGCTTCCGGCCAACGTCAACTACGTGGGCACCGACCTGAGCAATGACCATCCCGTGGGCGTCGTCTATCCCACCACAGGCACCAAGTTTGTGGCGGTCGCCTCCCTGGTCGGCCCGAAGCTGTACGGCGGCAATGTCGAGTGCGCTTCCTGCCACCGGGTGCACACCCCGACCTTCACGCCCTTCCTGCGCATGGCCAACACCGCATCCGCGCTCTGCGTCGCTTGCCACATCAAGTAG
- a CDS encoding EAL domain-containing protein: MTSSEGPGRGWSGLSARDVDPPPFMPGLDSIRWADAAWRAHLVAGTRWLLLGFLSLYGLLAGCRFMFSEFGFFLTGSQVGFLLVSVGSVIFYNFLLHTAYSTISKIPLIDHLQIILDLFFITILVHFSGGAASWFWPVYLIATIEAAFLLPRQSDVWLVGAVGGAVYGLLLLGYYTKVLPVIPMPFVPSGLSKDGLYLSLTWFWVALLNSAVAIISAYLMSVIREEYLALGDSQERLQNFVDTANDLIFSVTPEGYFQHVNPVWRENMGYSIEELGSLPFYDLIAVQMRSHCLLEFRRALSGEKDAGFEGDLLAKDGAVLSVEGNIACTFKDGNPSLVWFICRDTTQRKATEKQLYQLAHCDPLTGLPNRASLKERVENAVALANRLRKHAAVLFLDLDRFKLINDTLGHAVGDELLAAVGGRLKACIREVDAISRVGGDEFIIVLLNLTAAKDAGVLAAKLLKALSKPFFIGSHELYVTASIGISVHPNDSVEPEALMEKADIAMYHAKRRGRNNHQFYNARMDENAGRRLLLMNHLRRGIERGEFRVYYQPKLNTGTGQISGLEALVRWEHPEFGLLPPDEFIPLAEETGLILPLGEWVLRSVAEQHLRWAASSLPPVTIAVNLSGYQLQQASFVDTVRRLLSETGMDPRSLEFEITESVLMQNPDLAENVLKAFNADGIRISIDDFGTGYSSLAHLKRFSVSALKIDKSFVHDVEWNATDAAIATAIIAMGSSLNLQIIAEGVETQGQLEFLRDRLCSDAQGYLFSKPVPADEITRFMEEHRPGVAVHGSLAGSLLRTMNDVFQAGPAAGTDPGEPAYIGTSGD, from the coding sequence ATGACATCCTCGGAGGGACCAGGAAGGGGCTGGTCCGGGCTCTCTGCCCGCGATGTCGACCCGCCGCCGTTCATGCCGGGACTCGATTCGATCAGGTGGGCAGATGCGGCCTGGCGGGCCCATCTGGTGGCGGGCACCCGTTGGCTGCTGCTGGGATTCTTGAGCCTTTACGGCCTTCTGGCGGGTTGCCGGTTCATGTTCAGCGAGTTCGGCTTTTTCCTGACCGGCTCGCAGGTTGGATTCCTCCTGGTCTCGGTCGGCAGCGTCATTTTCTATAACTTCCTCCTGCACACCGCCTACAGCACCATCAGCAAGATTCCCCTGATCGACCATCTCCAGATCATCCTCGACCTTTTCTTCATCACCATCCTGGTGCATTTCAGCGGCGGGGCCGCCAGTTGGTTCTGGCCCGTCTACCTCATCGCGACCATCGAGGCGGCCTTCCTGCTCCCCAGGCAGAGCGATGTCTGGTTGGTGGGCGCCGTGGGCGGCGCCGTGTATGGCCTCCTGCTGCTGGGGTATTACACGAAGGTCCTGCCCGTGATCCCCATGCCGTTCGTGCCTTCCGGGCTCTCCAAGGATGGACTCTACCTGAGCCTCACCTGGTTCTGGGTCGCCCTGCTCAACTCCGCTGTGGCCATCATCTCGGCCTATCTCATGTCGGTGATCCGGGAGGAATACCTGGCCCTAGGCGACAGCCAGGAGCGGCTGCAGAATTTCGTGGATACCGCCAACGACCTGATTTTCAGCGTCACCCCGGAGGGCTATTTCCAGCATGTGAACCCGGTGTGGCGGGAAAACATGGGTTATTCCATCGAGGAACTGGGATCCCTGCCCTTCTATGACCTGATCGCCGTCCAGATGCGGTCCCACTGCCTGCTTGAATTCCGCCGGGCGCTGTCCGGAGAGAAGGATGCGGGTTTCGAAGGGGACCTTCTCGCCAAGGACGGCGCGGTCCTGTCCGTCGAGGGCAACATCGCCTGCACGTTCAAGGATGGAAACCCGTCGCTGGTCTGGTTCATCTGCCGCGACACCACGCAGCGGAAGGCCACGGAAAAACAGCTCTACCAGCTCGCCCACTGCGATCCGCTGACGGGCCTGCCCAACCGCGCCAGCCTCAAGGAGCGCGTCGAGAACGCGGTCGCCCTGGCGAACCGGTTGAGGAAGCATGCCGCCGTGCTGTTCCTGGACCTCGACCGGTTCAAGCTGATCAACGACACCCTCGGGCACGCGGTCGGCGATGAATTGCTGGCGGCGGTCGGGGGCCGCTTGAAGGCCTGCATCCGGGAGGTGGACGCCATTTCCCGCGTCGGCGGCGACGAGTTCATCATCGTCCTCTTGAATCTCACCGCCGCGAAGGATGCCGGGGTCCTGGCGGCGAAGCTGCTGAAAGCCCTGTCCAAGCCGTTTTTCATCGGTTCGCATGAACTCTACGTCACGGCGAGCATCGGCATCAGTGTCCATCCCAACGACTCGGTGGAACCGGAAGCCCTGATGGAGAAGGCGGATATCGCCATGTACCACGCCAAGCGCCGGGGCCGGAACAACCACCAGTTCTACAATGCCCGGATGGATGAAAACGCAGGTAGGCGGCTGCTGCTCATGAACCACCTGAGGAGGGGCATCGAGCGGGGCGAGTTCCGCGTCTACTACCAGCCCAAGCTCAATACGGGCACCGGCCAGATCTCCGGACTGGAAGCCCTGGTCCGCTGGGAACACCCCGAATTCGGCCTGCTCCCGCCCGACGAATTCATCCCCCTGGCGGAGGAAACCGGGCTGATCCTCCCCCTGGGGGAATGGGTGCTGCGCAGTGTCGCAGAACAGCATCTGCGCTGGGCTGCCAGCAGCCTGCCCCCGGTCACCATCGCAGTGAACCTGTCCGGCTACCAGCTCCAGCAGGCCAGCTTCGTGGACACGGTCCGGCGGCTGCTCTCGGAGACGGGCATGGATCCGAGGTCCCTGGAGTTCGAGATCACCGAGAGCGTCCTGATGCAGAATCCCGACCTGGCGGAAAATGTCCTCAAGGCCTTCAACGCTGACGGCATAAGGATCTCCATCGATGACTTCGGAACGGGCTATTCGTCCCTCGCCCACCTGAAAAGGTTCTCCGTGAGCGCCCTGAAAATAGACAAATCCTTCGTCCATGACGTGGAGTGGAATGCCACCGACGCCGCCATCGCCACGGCCATCATCGCGATGGGTTCGAGCCTGAACCTCCAGATCATCGCGGAGGGGGTCGAAACCCAGGGCCAGCTCGAGTTCCTCCGCGACCGCCTCTGCAGCGACGCCCAGGGCTATCTGTTCAGCAAGCCCGTGCCAGCCGATGAGATCACCAGGTTCATGGAGGAACATCGGCCAGGCGTCGCGGTCCACGGATCCCTGGCTGGATCCCTGCTCAGGACCATGAACGATGTTTTTCAAGCGGGGCCCGCTGCCGGTACGGATCCAGGGGAACCCGCCTACATCGGGACATCCGGAGATTGA
- a CDS encoding response regulator transcription factor encodes MKILIVEDEAKLAQVLLKGLKENGYIAEWAEDGELGLNMAREGNYAAIILDVMLPKKDGFEVLCELRKSGSSLPVMMLTSRSSVDDRVRGLDLGADDYLPKPFAFKELLARLRAVTRRPAVELRTTLKVADLELDLQTREVRRAGQVISLTAKELVLLEYLMSRKGLALTRAMILENVWASDDAYDGGSNLVEVYINFLRKKIDQGRSVKLIQTLRGVGYTMQEQP; translated from the coding sequence ATGAAAATCCTCATTGTCGAAGACGAGGCCAAACTCGCACAGGTCCTGCTCAAAGGGCTCAAGGAAAATGGCTACATCGCCGAGTGGGCCGAGGACGGCGAGCTGGGGCTGAACATGGCCCGGGAAGGCAACTACGCCGCCATCATCCTCGATGTCATGCTGCCGAAGAAGGATGGTTTCGAAGTCCTGTGCGAGTTGCGCAAATCCGGAAGCAGCCTTCCGGTCATGATGCTCACCTCGCGGAGCAGCGTGGATGACCGCGTCCGAGGGCTGGACCTGGGCGCCGACGATTACCTCCCCAAGCCCTTCGCGTTCAAGGAGCTGCTGGCAAGGCTGCGGGCGGTCACCCGCCGTCCCGCGGTGGAATTGCGGACCACCTTGAAGGTGGCGGATCTCGAATTGGATCTCCAGACGCGGGAAGTCCGGAGGGCCGGCCAGGTGATCAGCCTGACCGCCAAGGAGCTCGTGCTCCTCGAATACTTGATGAGCAGGAAGGGCCTCGCGCTCACCCGCGCCATGATCCTGGAAAACGTATGGGCCTCGGACGACGCCTATGACGGGGGTTCCAACCTGGTGGAGGTCTACATCAATTTCCTCCGCAAGAAGATCGACCAGGGGCGGTCCGTCAAGCTGATCCAGACGCTCCGGGGCGTGGGCTACACGATGCAGGAGCAGCCATGA
- a CDS encoding NHL repeat-containing protein — protein sequence MRTMGRFARLLRAGIALSLLSAGPSPLGARGEAGPAGPISALPAPQVTPLRAYREGLMAPSRIATDAAGRVYITDHTLGKVIVRDEQGRLVSMKSGLKHPLGIAVDSAGRIYVGEEGTGSVSVFLPDWTLVDRLGQGAGEFLMPNHITIPASSPLAGMILVSDSRADLIKVYSAGGSAVRQFGGSGASNGQLNFPSGLYVSGSGEIFVADQNNNRIQVFSADGLFLRTFGRSTMMGLGPFSRTQGLAGDSLGRIFVADAFQGTVKVIDALGNAISTIGRFGEGLGELKAPVSLSIDRNNRLFVVSPGNTRVEIFGLDTFSDPKSLPADIKLLPATFDRIGVRATPVGTGSLEPNKVVGLLKVSGQAPGMILPESVSANGIAARRFKGAEVGDFDGDGIPELRVQFDRKSLVATLPDGKGTVIVKGLLADGRSFEGLVPVYVTQGGSGNTVPAGALLADGSGLEPRGGSQ from the coding sequence ATGCGGACGATGGGTAGGTTCGCGCGGCTGCTGAGGGCAGGCATCGCGCTGTCTTTGTTGTCCGCCGGGCCATCCCCCCTTGGGGCACGCGGCGAGGCCGGACCCGCCGGCCCCATCTCGGCCCTCCCTGCTCCGCAGGTGACGCCCCTGCGCGCCTACCGCGAGGGGTTGATGGCGCCCTCCCGGATCGCGACGGATGCCGCCGGGCGCGTCTACATCACCGATCACACCCTGGGCAAAGTCATCGTCCGCGATGAACAGGGACGGCTGGTTTCCATGAAAAGCGGGCTGAAGCATCCCCTCGGGATCGCCGTGGACAGCGCCGGCCGCATCTATGTCGGCGAAGAGGGCACCGGAAGCGTGTCCGTGTTCCTTCCCGATTGGACCCTCGTGGACCGGCTCGGCCAGGGCGCCGGCGAGTTCCTGATGCCCAACCACATCACGATCCCCGCCAGTTCCCCACTCGCGGGGATGATCCTGGTAAGCGACAGCCGCGCGGATCTCATCAAGGTCTACTCGGCCGGCGGATCCGCCGTGCGCCAATTTGGGGGGTCCGGGGCTTCGAACGGCCAGCTCAATTTCCCCTCCGGCCTCTACGTGAGCGGCAGCGGCGAAATTTTCGTGGCGGACCAGAACAACAACCGGATCCAGGTCTTTTCAGCCGATGGGCTGTTTTTACGAACCTTCGGACGCAGCACCATGATGGGGCTGGGGCCCTTCAGCCGGACCCAAGGCCTCGCCGGAGATTCCCTGGGCCGGATCTTTGTGGCTGACGCCTTCCAAGGCACCGTCAAGGTGATCGACGCCCTGGGAAACGCCATCTCGACCATCGGGCGTTTTGGCGAAGGCCTGGGTGAATTGAAAGCGCCTGTGAGTCTCTCCATCGATCGCAACAACCGGCTTTTTGTGGTGTCACCGGGCAATACGCGCGTGGAGATCTTCGGGCTCGACACGTTCAGCGATCCAAAATCCCTTCCGGCAGACATCAAGCTCCTCCCCGCCACCTTCGACCGCATCGGGGTCCGGGCCACTCCAGTGGGCACCGGGAGCCTCGAGCCGAATAAAGTGGTGGGCCTGCTGAAAGTGTCCGGCCAAGCGCCGGGAATGATCCTTCCAGAGTCGGTTTCCGCGAATGGGATCGCCGCAAGGCGGTTCAAGGGCGCCGAGGTCGGCGACTTCGATGGGGATGGGATTCCCGAGCTGCGCGTCCAATTCGACAGGAAAAGCCTCGTGGCGACCCTCCCCGACGGGAAAGGCACCGTGATCGTGAAGGGGCTGCTTGCGGATGGCCGGAGCTTCGAAGGTCTCGTTCCGGTCTACGTGACGCAGGGGGGCAGTGGGAATACTGTCCCGGCGGGCGCGCTGCTTGCTGATGGATCTGGTTTAGAGCCACGAGGAGGTTCGCAATGA
- a CDS encoding HAMP domain-containing protein has translation MMRFRRTLRYKLTMWYCIAMTLGLCIIGSLVFVLVRYHMVRHYDDHLRARGASILAVLADDEIGSSLTPRQEEQLRHMGRVIITERFGGRERVIHRSRRLPEGNLDSWIMPPSKEVMTAPEFQIRKEGRIYWRVLLVPFDKRIGEQGVIRVFENMGDVQAMLRRLMLDFTSLALLGVLASFAGAYWIVGRALTPIIRIIEKAREIEASSLDQRIPDRGLEGETGMLAETLNRMFARLETSFDAMKRFTADASHELRNPLATVRNTIDVTLEQERTSEEYEAAMKSMGEEVDRIRTIVEDLLFLARADANRVVMKLAPVGLDHILEAQIEAHQFQAQERNIHLEVLGLVPDEILGDDRWLHQVVGNLLDNALKYTPIGGTVSADLSRQNGMVRFSVLDTGPGIPEPDLTRIFERFFRSDLSRSRTNVPGVGLGLAIAAWVVKEHGGSIAAANRPGGGAIITADFPKIETA, from the coding sequence ATGATGCGGTTCCGCCGCACCCTCCGGTACAAGCTCACGATGTGGTACTGCATCGCGATGACCCTCGGCCTCTGCATCATCGGATCCCTGGTCTTCGTGCTGGTCCGGTACCACATGGTGCGGCACTACGACGACCACCTCAGGGCCCGTGGAGCTTCCATCCTGGCCGTCCTGGCCGATGATGAAATCGGAAGCTCCCTCACGCCCCGGCAGGAGGAGCAGCTCCGGCACATGGGCAGGGTGATCATCACTGAACGGTTCGGTGGCCGCGAACGGGTCATCCACCGTTCGCGTAGATTGCCTGAAGGCAATCTGGACTCCTGGATCATGCCCCCGTCGAAGGAGGTGATGACCGCTCCCGAATTCCAGATCCGCAAGGAGGGGAGGATCTACTGGCGCGTCCTGCTGGTGCCTTTTGACAAGAGGATCGGGGAGCAGGGCGTCATCCGGGTTTTCGAAAACATGGGCGATGTCCAGGCGATGCTCCGGCGCTTGATGCTTGATTTCACGAGCCTGGCTTTGCTCGGCGTCCTGGCCTCCTTCGCCGGCGCGTATTGGATCGTCGGACGGGCCCTGACACCGATCATTCGCATCATCGAAAAAGCCAGAGAGATTGAAGCCAGCAGCCTCGATCAACGCATCCCCGACCGGGGGCTCGAGGGCGAGACGGGGATGCTGGCGGAAACGCTCAACAGGATGTTCGCGCGTCTGGAAACTTCCTTCGATGCCATGAAACGCTTCACGGCGGACGCATCGCACGAACTCCGCAACCCCCTGGCGACCGTCCGCAACACCATCGACGTGACCCTGGAACAGGAGCGGACCTCGGAAGAGTACGAAGCCGCCATGAAAAGCATGGGGGAGGAAGTCGACCGCATCCGCACGATCGTGGAAGATCTCCTGTTCCTGGCGAGGGCCGATGCCAACCGGGTGGTGATGAAGCTGGCCCCGGTCGGGTTGGACCACATCCTGGAGGCCCAGATCGAAGCCCATCAGTTCCAGGCCCAGGAGCGGAACATCCACCTTGAAGTCCTGGGGCTCGTCCCGGATGAAATCCTGGGGGATGACCGCTGGCTGCACCAGGTGGTCGGCAACCTGCTGGACAACGCTCTGAAATACACGCCCATTGGCGGTACCGTGTCGGCGGACCTCAGCCGGCAAAACGGAATGGTGCGGTTCTCGGTCCTCGACACGGGTCCTGGCATCCCGGAGCCAGACCTGACCCGCATCTTCGAGCGGTTCTTCCGCTCCGACCTCTCCAGGTCCCGCACCAATGTCCCGGGGGTCGGACTGGGCCTCGCGATCGCAGCATGGGTCGTCAAGGAGCACGGGGGGAGCATTGCCGCCGCCAACCGCCCTGGAGGCGGAGCCATCATCACCGCGGACTTCCCCAAAATTGAAACGGCCTAG
- a CDS encoding peptidyl-prolyl cis-trans isomerase, translated as MRPIVVQLRHSRAIPGLVPVAALVLLGGVACDRPKAPVARVGAIWIGQPEWAAYLKENPGGSLAGLVRQELAFQLTEKRGFLKGTELQDYVQITRRTALAQAYLAAQPGHGNFSESQAKEAFMASGESRRVSHLLCTSQAEAQAALQRVAAGETFEAVASAVSKDPSAKQNKGDLGWIKREQMVAPFAAAVFAAKPGSLCGPFQSEFGWHVARVHEVRPADPAEFERSKASLMAGMQQSLEAQRRPEALKALRTEYPLTADKAVLDLDRTTAIAPGDENRQAGRVTDKIISLRELKLFISENMKMSGASHGLGPETKGQFMEILADDYRLSAAAEKQGIERRPEVKAAIWMGQRRVAYAAFSKNYLGGFKVPEAELNSHYAANKERFRGIGAVKLHLLVADQSETIDRAVKEAQGGTPWNRLFDKYANKTATGQWDAGWLEVASLLKLLPKDAVRAMLQSPEGTLIGPVPGPDGFMLFRLLGRKPGEVLPFQECREAVQSDYLKERGAALVDAYLDSDARKEIKVQEHAKNAVIQKAP; from the coding sequence ATGCGACCGATTGTTGTTCAGCTCCGGCACTCCCGGGCGATTCCCGGCCTGGTTCCCGTCGCGGCCCTGGTGCTGCTGGGCGGTGTGGCCTGCGACCGTCCCAAAGCTCCGGTCGCGCGCGTGGGAGCGATCTGGATCGGCCAGCCCGAATGGGCGGCCTACCTGAAGGAGAATCCGGGTGGCAGCCTGGCGGGCCTGGTCAGGCAGGAGCTGGCTTTCCAGCTCACCGAGAAGAGAGGATTCCTCAAAGGCACGGAGCTGCAGGATTACGTGCAGATCACGCGCCGCACGGCCCTGGCGCAGGCCTACCTTGCCGCCCAACCGGGCCACGGCAATTTCTCCGAATCCCAGGCCAAGGAAGCCTTCATGGCTTCCGGCGAATCCCGCCGGGTTTCCCACCTCCTGTGCACTTCCCAGGCGGAGGCGCAGGCCGCTTTGCAGCGGGTGGCCGCCGGCGAAACCTTCGAGGCGGTGGCTTCAGCGGTGTCGAAGGACCCATCCGCCAAACAGAACAAGGGGGACCTGGGCTGGATCAAGCGGGAACAGATGGTGGCTCCGTTTGCCGCCGCCGTGTTCGCTGCGAAGCCAGGCTCGTTGTGCGGACCCTTTCAGAGCGAATTCGGATGGCACGTCGCCCGGGTGCATGAGGTGCGCCCCGCCGATCCCGCCGAATTCGAGAGGTCCAAGGCAAGCCTGATGGCCGGGATGCAGCAATCCCTCGAGGCCCAGCGGCGCCCCGAGGCCCTGAAGGCTTTGCGGACGGAATATCCGCTCACCGCGGACAAGGCCGTATTGGACCTCGACCGCACGACGGCCATCGCGCCCGGGGACGAGAATCGGCAGGCCGGGCGCGTTACGGACAAAATCATCTCCTTGCGGGAACTGAAGCTCTTCATCTCGGAAAATATGAAGATGTCCGGGGCTTCCCACGGCCTGGGCCCCGAAACCAAGGGCCAGTTCATGGAGATCCTGGCCGATGATTACCGGCTGTCCGCCGCCGCCGAGAAGCAGGGAATCGAGCGTCGGCCGGAGGTCAAAGCCGCCATCTGGATGGGGCAGCGGAGGGTCGCCTATGCCGCGTTCTCGAAAAACTACCTGGGCGGCTTCAAGGTGCCCGAGGCCGAATTGAATTCCCACTACGCCGCAAATAAAGAGCGTTTTAGAGGCATTGGAGCCGTGAAGCTGCATCTTTTGGTGGCGGACCAGTCCGAAACCATCGACCGGGCGGTGAAGGAAGCCCAGGGTGGAACCCCCTGGAACCGCTTATTCGACAAGTACGCCAACAAGACCGCCACGGGCCAATGGGATGCGGGCTGGCTGGAAGTCGCGAGCCTGCTGAAACTGCTTCCCAAGGACGCGGTCCGGGCCATGCTCCAGAGCCCCGAGGGCACCCTCATCGGTCCCGTTCCGGGGCCGGATGGGTTCATGCTCTTCCGGTTGCTGGGGCGCAAGCCCGGAGAGGTCCTGCCCTTCCAGGAATGCCGCGAAGCGGTCCAGTCGGACTACCTGAAAGAGCGCGGCGCCGCGCTGGTGGATGCCTACCTGGATTCCGATGCGCGCAAGGAAATCAAGGTCCAGGAGCACGCCAAGAACGCGGTGATCCAGAAGGCCCCCTGA